One genomic region from Spirulina subsalsa PCC 9445 encodes:
- a CDS encoding LL-diaminopimelate aminotransferase: MATVNENYLKLKAGYLFPEIARRVNAFAEANPNAPIIKLGIGDVTEPLPEACRRAMIQAVEEMGDRNTFKGYGPEQGYGWLREKIAHHDFQARGCNIDPSEIFISDGSKCDTGNILDIFGKNNKIAVTDPVYPVYVDTNVMAGHTGEANDQGKYGGLVYLPISADNNFSAQIPSEAVDLIYLCFPNNPTGATATKEHLQAWVNYAKRHNAIIFFDAAYEAFITDSSLPHSIYEIEGARDCAIEFRSFSKNAGFTGTRCAFTVVPKTLTAQASDGSKVELWKLWNRRQSTKFNGVSYIVQRGAEAVYSDVGQEQIKALVRFYLENARIIREQLTEAGITVYGGVNAPYVWVKTPDNLSSWDFFDKLLQTCHVVGTPGSGFGSAGEGYFRISAFNSRANVEEAMQRITAQFN; the protein is encoded by the coding sequence ATGGCAACGGTTAACGAAAATTACCTTAAACTAAAAGCCGGATATCTGTTTCCGGAAATTGCGCGTCGTGTCAATGCGTTTGCGGAAGCGAATCCCAACGCACCCATCATTAAATTGGGGATTGGGGATGTCACAGAACCCTTACCAGAAGCCTGTCGCCGTGCTATGATCCAAGCGGTTGAGGAAATGGGCGATCGCAACACCTTCAAAGGCTACGGCCCAGAACAAGGCTATGGCTGGTTACGGGAGAAAATCGCCCACCATGACTTTCAAGCCAGAGGCTGTAATATAGATCCTAGTGAAATCTTCATCTCCGACGGTTCTAAGTGCGATACAGGCAACATTCTAGACATTTTCGGCAAAAACAATAAAATTGCCGTCACCGACCCCGTATATCCCGTTTATGTGGATACCAACGTCATGGCCGGACACACCGGAGAAGCCAATGACCAAGGAAAATATGGCGGTTTAGTCTATCTCCCCATCAGCGCAGACAATAACTTTTCAGCCCAAATTCCCTCAGAAGCCGTTGATTTAATTTACCTCTGTTTCCCCAACAACCCCACCGGAGCCACCGCCACCAAAGAACACCTACAAGCTTGGGTCAACTACGCCAAACGCCACAACGCCATCATCTTCTTTGATGCCGCCTACGAAGCCTTTATTACCGATTCTAGCCTCCCCCACTCCATCTATGAAATCGAAGGCGCTCGGGACTGCGCCATTGAGTTTCGTTCCTTCTCCAAAAATGCAGGCTTTACTGGAACTCGTTGCGCCTTCACCGTTGTACCTAAAACCCTCACCGCCCAAGCCTCAGACGGGTCTAAAGTGGAATTGTGGAAACTCTGGAATCGTCGCCAGTCCACCAAATTTAATGGCGTCTCCTACATTGTCCAACGGGGAGCCGAGGCTGTTTATTCCGATGTCGGACAAGAGCAAATTAAAGCCTTAGTTCGTTTTTATCTGGAAAATGCCCGCATTATCCGCGAACAACTGACAGAGGCAGGAATTACAGTCTATGGCGGAGTGAATGCGCCCTATGTGTGGGTCAAAACCCCAGATAATCTTTCGAGTTGGGATTTCTTCGATAAGTTGCTACAAACCTGCCATGTCGTGGGAACACCAGGCTCCGGTTTTGGATCGGCAGGAGAGGGGTATTTCCGCATTTCTGCCTTTAATAGTCGCGCTAATGTTGAAGAGGCGATGCAACGGATTACAGCCCAGTTTAACTAG
- the mazG gene encoding nucleoside triphosphate pyrophosphohydrolase — translation MSVSPDSKLTQAILTALEDLVKVVAQLRSPEGGCPWDRQQTPESLIPYVIEEAYEVVAAIQSGDQKAIIEELGDLLLQVVLQAQIAQDEAQFTLAEVAQGISEKLIRRHPHVFGDLPVEDLEQIHRNWEAIKAAEKGQSPDNPPPLSEKLATYPRKLPPLLATLKLSQKAAAAGLEWDCIEDVWAKFHEELEEFQAALTTDNKAHQEAELGDLLFTLVNLARWYDLDPSQAIQGTNHRFIQRLEKMEESVSGSLTDYSVEELDQMWQQAKAQLGH, via the coding sequence ATGTCTGTTTCCCCGGATTCTAAACTGACTCAAGCCATCCTCACCGCCCTCGAAGATTTAGTAAAAGTGGTGGCACAATTGCGATCGCCCGAAGGGGGTTGTCCTTGGGACCGCCAACAAACCCCCGAAAGCCTCATTCCCTACGTCATCGAAGAAGCCTACGAAGTCGTCGCCGCTATCCAAAGCGGGGATCAAAAAGCCATAATCGAAGAACTGGGCGACTTACTCCTACAAGTTGTTCTACAAGCCCAAATTGCCCAAGATGAAGCCCAATTTACCCTAGCCGAAGTCGCCCAGGGCATTAGCGAAAAACTCATCCGTCGCCATCCCCACGTTTTTGGCGACCTACCCGTTGAAGATTTAGAACAAATTCACCGCAACTGGGAAGCTATCAAAGCCGCCGAAAAAGGACAATCTCCCGACAATCCCCCTCCCCTGAGCGAAAAACTCGCCACATACCCCCGCAAACTCCCCCCCCTTCTCGCCACCCTCAAACTCTCCCAAAAAGCCGCCGCCGCCGGGCTAGAGTGGGACTGTATTGAGGATGTTTGGGCTAAATTCCACGAAGAATTAGAGGAATTTCAAGCCGCCCTCACCACAGACAATAAAGCCCATCAAGAAGCGGAATTAGGGGATTTACTGTTTACCTTAGTCAATTTAGCCCGGTGGTACGATCTTGACCCATCCCAAGCCATCCAAGGCACCAATCATCGTTTTATCCAGCGTTTAGAAAAAATGGAAGAGTCGGTCAGTGGTTCTCTCACAGACTACTCTGTAGAAGAATTAGACCAAATGTGGCAACAAGCGAAAGCGCAACTAGGCCACTGA
- a CDS encoding metal-binding protein: MPSGRIHDRVTLWSLPWIAGGTFAVTGSGELTLIITGGFLFSGLMFGPDLDIYSVQFKRWGKLRWLWIPYQKALSHRSKLSHGFLIGTILRVLYLGVILWGVSLLGIAIAQLIWGFAWNWQRVVINSWQNFPRYQAEAIALFVGLELGAMSHSLADWTGSTHKRIQRKGWKTLLPQAKKRKTRRKTLAKRQ; this comes from the coding sequence ATGCCTTCTGGTCGAATTCATGATCGAGTGACGTTATGGAGTCTTCCCTGGATTGCGGGGGGGACGTTTGCGGTGACGGGGAGTGGGGAGTTGACGTTGATTATAACGGGGGGGTTTTTATTTAGTGGGTTGATGTTTGGCCCGGATTTAGATATTTATTCAGTTCAGTTCAAACGCTGGGGAAAGTTGCGCTGGCTGTGGATTCCCTATCAAAAAGCCTTGAGTCATCGTTCTAAGTTGTCTCATGGGTTTTTAATCGGCACGATTCTACGGGTGTTGTATTTGGGGGTGATTCTGTGGGGGGTGAGTTTGTTGGGAATTGCGATCGCGCAACTGATCTGGGGTTTTGCTTGGAACTGGCAGCGCGTGGTGATTAACAGTTGGCAAAACTTCCCCCGCTATCAGGCCGAAGCGATCGCCCTTTTTGTTGGTTTAGAATTAGGCGCGATGAGTCACAGTCTCGCCGACTGGACAGGTTCGACCCACAAACGCATTCAACGCAAAGGCTGGAAAACTCTCCTCCCCCAAGCCAAAAAGCGCAAAACTCGCCGTAAAACCCTCGCCAAACGCCAATAA
- the ureE gene encoding urease accessory protein UreE, with protein MLTLTQRLNPSKFNLTPHHELPLTAEERQRSRYRFPSPSGQDMVLDLPRGTTLQHGDILQAETGEYVLIIAKPEPVFTVEADTPLALLKAAYHLGNRHVPLELTLTYLRLAPDPVLQHLLEHLGLRIREEIAPFSPETGVYGHSHHSDKGTKNGD; from the coding sequence ATGTTAACGCTAACCCAACGCCTAAATCCCTCAAAATTTAATCTTACTCCTCACCACGAACTCCCCTTAACGGCCGAGGAACGCCAAAGGAGTCGCTATCGCTTCCCCAGTCCTAGCGGTCAGGACATGGTGCTTGATCTGCCCCGAGGGACAACTTTACAACATGGGGATATATTACAAGCCGAGACAGGGGAATATGTTCTCATTATTGCCAAACCCGAACCCGTGTTCACAGTTGAAGCGGACACCCCCCTTGCTTTACTGAAGGCCGCCTATCATCTCGGCAATCGTCACGTTCCCTTAGAACTAACCCTCACTTATCTCCGTCTAGCCCCTGATCCTGTGTTACAGCATTTGCTGGAACATTTAGGATTAAGAATACGGGAGGAAATCGCGCCCTTTTCCCCAGAAACGGGGGTTTACGGTCATTCTCATCACTCGGACAAAGGAACTAAAAACGGGGACTAG